Below is a window of Ktedonobacteraceae bacterium DNA.
ATCATTCAAGGCAGGCGAGAAATGGCCTTGCTGGCTCTCACCGCCAAAGAGCAGCACCTGCCGGTTGGCCGCCTCATAGACCATCGCGGCATCATCGCGTGCGACGGGTGAGCTGGCGGGGTACAACTGCGTCCAGGTCTGCCCATTCCAGGTCCAGGTATCACCCAGGTCGGTGCCGCTGTCGCTGACACCGCCAAAGAGTAGCACGGTGCCGGTCGCCGCATCATAGGCCATGCTGGCACCGTCGCGTGCTGGAGGTGAGGTGGATGGATGTAAGGCAAGCCAGGTCTGGCCATTCCAGGCCCAGGTATCATTCAGCTTCCCGGCAGGCGCGCCAGTCCCACCAAAGAGCAGGTCCATCCCCATCCCTGGATCATATACCATGCTGCTGGCCTCTCTTGTTGGAGTAACCTCGGACAAAGAAGGAGTAGGGCTGGCCAGGGTCTTCACTGTTGGCGTGACCGCAGGCGATGATTGGTTTGTTGGAGTGTCCGTGCTGCAAGCAATTACCAGGAAAGCCATACCGGGAAGGAGTATGGCTAGAGCAAGCTTTTGCAATAAACGTGTCTGCTTAACGGTATTGCTTTCTTGCCGCTCTATTCGATCAGCGTTATTTAGTTGGATGCGATTGATACCATATCCAGGTTTGAGCTTGTACATGGGCTTTTGCTCCTATATTTTATTTTTTAAACAGCGCTGGATCAGCACAAAAAACTGTAGACACCAACATGAGCTTAACTGTATAATAATAGAGGTAACTTTGAAAATCAACTTTATAAGACTAATTGAGAAGGATAATATGTGGGCAATTTACCCATAAGCTCCACTACTATTCGTTTTGTCGGATTACCGGCTCTACTCCTTCTGGCCCTCTCTCTGCTGCTTACAGCATGTGATACCAGCGCCGTAGGCATAGGCCAAAAAGCAGCGACTCCCACGTTTCAGGAAGTAGATGGCACGCCAAAAGGTCCTGGCTCCGCGAACCTGACCGCCACCGCGCGAGCCACACCCATCGTTACCGTTTGTCCCACGTTTAGCGTCGCACCGGCTTCTACCACCGGATGGAAGCTCTATAGGGATACACGCTTTCCATTCCAGTTTGCCATTCCCCCAGGCTGGAAGGCTGGCTCATTCAATGGCAGCAGCGCAGATGGTTCGGATACGTACTACGAGGTTGCAGTATTACCGGATGCGAGTACATTTCCTTTTGAACACGCAAGTGGTGCTCCTGAGGAGTTTGAAATATCAATAGGTCTTACTACCCCTCCATTCAATCCATCAAGTGATCCTACATGGATAGCAGAAAGAACTCCTATTACCATCAGCGGAACGAAGGCTAATTTATATGATCGAACCTCTCCAGATTGTGGAGAATATGATCGTACCACAGTAGCCGAATTTGGGCAGCATCAATTT
It encodes the following:
- a CDS encoding kelch repeat-containing protein, whose product is MYKLKPGYGINRIQLNNADRIERQESNTVKQTRLLQKLALAILLPGMAFLVIACSTDTPTNQSSPAVTPTVKTLASPTPSLSEVTPTREASSMVYDPGMGMDLLFGGTGAPAGKLNDTWAWNGQTWLALHPSTSPPARDGASMAYDAATGTVLLFGGVSDSGTDLGDTWTWNGQTWTQLYPASSPVARDDAAMVYEAANRQVLLFGGESQQGHFSPALNDTWTWDGHTWTQLHPPTSPPARFGASMAYDAATGQVILFGGGAGNSLNDTWAWDGHTWTQLHSASSPPARIHACMVYDAASQQLVLFGGEAASTQLSDTWLWNGTTWVEQSAMPAPSGGYNSAAYDAARQYILVLATTGDKANRQAKTWIWTGSQWKNLD